The following proteins are co-located in the Athene noctua chromosome 16, bAthNoc1.hap1.1, whole genome shotgun sequence genome:
- the GSS gene encoding glutathione synthetase: MAAPWEDVLRDRPAIREAASVAVDAALLEGVLMRTEGEPNASDVVNYAPFTLLPSAVPSALFEQAYAVQQDFNLLVDAISQNKEFLEDTLASTIKVDDFTAQLFRIHMQVLEEGLAQSVFLGINRSDYMFDCGVDGTPALKQIEINTIAASFGGLTSRTAAVHGQVLKVLGKSKEASHLLPNNPSKGLALGIAKAWELYGSQSAVVMFLVEEVQRNIFDQRCVENELWNRNIRVIRRRFRDVFEKGSLDDAKTLYMDGQEVAVVYYREGYVPKNYDQQNWEARLLLERSRAVKCPDIATQLAGTKKVQQELSRPGTLERLLPGRAEAVTRIRATFAGLYSLDVGEEGDKIAAMAIADPDRFVLKPQREGGGNNLYGEELRQVLEKIRDSPERTSYILMDKIKPQPALNYLLRAHSPLQASECISELGIFGVYVRQGKEMVMNRAAGHLLRTKAVEHADGGVAAGVAVLDTPYLV; the protein is encoded by the exons ATGGCTGCGCCGTGGGAAGACGTCCTGCGCGACAGGCCGGCCATCCGGGAGGCCGCGTCGGTGGCCGTGGACGCGGCGCTCCTGGAAGGCGTGTTGATGCGGACCGAGGGCGAGCCCAACGCCTCGGAT GTGGTGAATTATGCTCCCTTCACGCTGCTCCCATCTGCAGTACCAAGTGCCCTGTTTGAACAAGCGTACGCTGTTCAGCAAGATTTTAACCTGCTGGTGGATGCTATTAGTCAAAACAAAGAATTTCTGGAGGATACTCTGGCCAG CACCATCAAGGTAGACGACTTCACAGCTCAGCTCTTCAGAATCCACATGCAAGTTTTGGAGGAAGGCTTGGCTCAG TCTGTGTTTTTAGGCATAAACCGCTCTGATTACATGTTTGACTGTGGGGTAGATGGGACACCGGCTCTGAAGCAGATAGAAATAAACACCATTGCTGCCagctttggaggcctcacctccCGCACTGCGGCTGTCCATGG gcaGGTGTTGAAAGTGCTGGGAAAGTCTAAGGAGGCGTCGCACCTGCTGCCCAACAACCCATCGAAAGGCCTTGCCTTGGGTATTGCGAAAGCCTGGGAGCTCTACGGCTCTCAAAG TGCTGTGGTGATGTTTCTGGTGGAGGAAGTCCAGAGGAACATTTTTGATCAGCGATGTGTAGAAAATGAGCTTTGGAACAG GAATATTCGGGTCATCAGGAGGCGATTCCGAGATGTGTTTGAAAAGGGATCTCTGGATGATGCCAAGACGCTGTATAT GGACGGCCAGGAAGTAGCAGTGGTGTACTACAGAGAGGGCTACGTGCCAAAGAACTACGACCAGCAG AACTGGGAGGCACGGTTGTTGCTGGAGAGGTCAAGGGCAGTGAAGTGCCCTGACATTGCTACCCAGCTTGCAGGCACCAAGAAGGTCCAGCAGGAGCTGAGCCGGCCAGGGACGCTGGAGAGGTTACTGCCTGGCCGTGCTGAGGCTGTCACTCGAATAAGAGCAACATTTGCTGGACTCTATTCCCTGGACGTG GGCGAAGAGGGTGACAAGATAGCTGCTATGGCTATCGCTGACCCCGACCGGTTTGTGCTGAAGCCGCAGCGAGAAGGTGGAG GGAACAACCTCTATGGTGAAGAGCTCAGGCAGGTTCTGGAGAAGATCAGAGACAGCCCTGAGAGAACCTCCTACATCTTGATGGATAAGATCAAACCACAGCCAGCACTGAATTACTTGCTGAGGGCTCACAGTCCCCTACAAGCATCCGAGTGCATCTCGGAGCTCGGTATTTTCGGTGTCTACGTCAG ACAGGGCAAGGAGATGGTGATGAACAGGGCCGCTGGCCACCTCCTGCGGACGAAGGCAGTGGAGCACGCGGACGGCGGGGTGGCGGCGGGGGTGGCGGTGCTGGACACTCCGTACTTGGTGTGA